The sequence AGTGGGAGTGGCTTAGGCGCACCTTCGAGGAACGGCTGCCACACATCCACTGACAGACGCGCCGGCTCAACCCTTGGGAAACTCCAGCCCCATCGCGCGATAACGTTCCGGGTCGTCGCCCCAGCCTTCGCGTACCTTGACGAACAGGAACAGGTGCACCTTGGCGTCGGCGATTTCGGCGATGTCCTTGCGCGCCGCCTCACCGATAGCCCGCAGCGTCTGCCCGCCTTTTCCGATCACGATCTTGCGCTGGCTTTCGCGCTCGACATAGATCGTCTGCTCGATGCGCACATCGCCGCCGCGCAGTTCCTTCCACTGTTCGGTCTCAACCGTGGAGTGATACGGCAGCTCCTGGTGCAAACGCTCGAACAGCTTCTCGCGGGTAATTTCCGCCGCCAGTTGTCGCATCGGCGCGTCCGCGATCTGGTCTTCCGGATAGAGCCAAGGCCCTGTCGGCATCCGCTCGGCCAGCCATTGCTTCAGGTCAACCACGCCGTCGCTTTTCAGCGCCGAAATCATGAAGGTGGTCTCGAACTTGGCTTTCTCGTTCGCCGCCTTGGCGAGACCGAGCAGGCTGTCGCGCGGCACCACATCGATCTTGTTGAGGATCAGGATCTTCGGCCCGCGCACCTCCTTGAGGTGCTCAAGGATCGGCTCGATGTCCTCGTCGAGCCCTTTGCGCGCGTCCATCAGGACGGCCGTGAGGTCGGCGTCATGCGCACCGCTCCACGCCGTCGTCACCATGGCGCGGTCGAGTCTCCGCTTGGGCGCAAAGATGCCGGGCGTATCGACGAAGATGATCTGCGATTGGCCCTCGACGCTGATGCCGCGGATCAATGCGCGCGTCGTCTGCACCTTGTGCGAGACGATGGTCACCTTGGTGCCGACCAGGGCGTTCAGCAGAGTCGATTTGCCGGCGTTCGGCGCCCCGATCAGCGCGACAAAGCCGCAGCGCGTGTCCTCGCCTGCCGCTGTGCCGCTTTCGGTTTCGCTCATCACATTTTGTCCAGTTTGACGCCGACGCTGCTCAGCATCGCCGCCGCCGCGGCCTGCTCGGCCGCACGCTTCGATGTACCGACGCCCTCGGCCTGCGGCTGTTCCGGCAGCACCACCGCGATCCTGAATTGCGGATCGTGATGCGGCCCAGTGCGCGCGACTTCCTTGTAGGCCGGAGTCGGCAGGCCCCGCGCCTGCGCCCATTCCTGCAACATGGTCTTGGCATCGCGCGTGGGCTTCAGCGACTGAACCATACGATGCTGCCAGAACTTGGCAATCAGCGCTTCAGCCGCCGGATAGCCGCCGTCGACGAAAACAGCCCCGACCAGCCCCTCGCAGGCATCCGCCAAAATCGTCGTGCGCAGGCGGCCCCCGGCATGCGATTCCGAATTGCCGAGCCGTAGTTCCGGGCCAAGATCCATGTCCTTGGCAACGGCAGCGCAGGTTTCCTTGCGCACCAGATCGGCCAGCCGCTTCGACAGCTCGCCCTCATTGGCCTTGGGAAAGTTGCGATACAGCATGTCGGAGATCACGAGCCCGAGCACATGATCGCCAAGAAACTCCAGCCGCTGATAGCTGGCGACGCGGTTCTGCGGCCCGCCCGACAGCGCCGAAATATGCGTCAGCGCGCGGTCCAGCAGCGACTTGTCCGAGAAGCTGTGGCCAATCCTCTCTTCGAGCGCTGAGCGGTCTTTGACCTTGCGGCTCATCGGACGATCGTGAACAGCCGACTCCAGCGTACCGAGACCGGCCAACGCCAGAACTGCCAGGCCTGTTCGCCTTCATTGACGGAGAAGAAGATAATCTGCGCCTTACCGACGATGTTCTCGAACGGCACGAAGCCGACCGACGAGAAACGGCTGTCGGTCGAGTTGTCGCGGTTGTCGCCCATCATGAAATAATGGCCCGGGGGCACGACATATTCATCGGTGGTCTGCGGAAACCGCGTGTGATCGCTCGAGCAGTCGAGAACATTGTGCGACACGCCGTTCGGCAGCGTTTCGCGCCACTGCCTGACCCGGTCGATGAACGGATTGGGACAGGCCGGCTCGCCAACGAAATCGGCAATGCGGTCCATCTTCACCGGCTTGCCGTTGATCGACACCACGCCATCGCTGACGCGCACCTTGTCGCCCGGCAGACCGATGACGCGCTTGATGTAATCGGTCGAGGTATCCGACGGCAGACGGAACACAACGACGTCGCCGCGCTCGGGCGTCATTCCGCCGGGGATGCGGCCCGAGAACAAGGGCAGCGACAGCGGCAGCGAAAACTGGCTGTAGCCGTAGGAGTACTTGGAAACGAACAAGTAGTCCCCGACCAGCAAAGTCGCCTTCATCGAGCCGGACGGAATGTTGAAGGGCTGAAACAGGAAAGTGCGGATCACGAGCGCTATGATCAGCGCATGAAAGATGACGCGGATCGTTTCGCCGACGCCGCCTTCTTGCCGCTTGCTTCCGGATGTCACGCTCATTGCGCCTTTCGGTCCTGGCTGATGCGAACGCGGTTAAGGTCCGCAAAGCGCCCCGGCGCCGTTGTAGCGGCTGACCTTATGCAGTGCAATGAAGTTTCCCCGAAACGGCCCTTAACCCACTGGGAAATATCGGCTTATCCCGCTCACCGCGAGTCGGTGGAGTTGACCACCGGAATGGCATGGATGATGACGATGGCCTGCGCCAGCGGCCCTTCGTCGGTCATCGAAAGCTCGATCCGGGCCTCGTGCCCGCCCGGCAGAAGGGTGTGCAATTGTCTCAGCGCCCCGCCCGTCAACCGCATGGTCGGCCGGCCGCCCGGCAGGTTGACCACCCCCATGTCACGCCAGAATACGCCGTGGCTCATGCCGGTACCGAGCGCCTTGGCGCAGGCCTCCTTGGCGGCAAAGCGCTTGGCATAGGTCTCGACGCGGTTCTTGCGGCGGTCGGCCTTGGCGCGCTCGATCGGCGTAAAAATGCGCGACAGAAAGCGCTCGCCATGGCGCTCGATGGTTTTGGCGATACGGCGCGCATCGCACAGATCGGAGCCCAGGCCGACGATCATCGGAGCGCGCGCACCCGGCCGCGATCCATGGCGGCGCGCATGAACTTGATGGTCTCGGAAAGCCCTTCGAACACCGCCTCCCCGACCAGGAAATGGCCGATGTTGAGTTCGACGATCTGCGGCAGTGCCGCGATCTCCTCGGCGGTGGCGTAGTCGAGCCCGTGGCCGGCATGGACTTCGAGGCCGAGGCCTGCCGCCAGCTCCGCGCCCTTCACGATCGCCTGCCACTCGGCCTGCGCCTTCTCCTTGTCGCCATCCGCCAAAGCCTCACACCAGGCGCCGGTGTGAATCTCGATGACCGGCGCGCCAAGCGCGGCGGCGGTCTCGATCTGCTCCGGCTGCGCGCCAATGAACAGCGACACGCGAATGCCGGCGTGCTTGAGCTTGTGAATGACAGGCTTGAGATGTGTCTGCTGACTGGCAACGTCGAGACCACCTTCGGTGGTGCGCTCCTCGCGCTTTTCCGGCACCAGGCAGCAAGCATGCGGCTGGGTTTTCAGCGCCAGCGCCACCATCTCCTCGGTCGCCGCAATCTCGAAATTCAGGGGCTTGTCGATCTCGGCTTTCAACCGCGCAATATCGTTGTCGCGGATGTGCCGGCGGTCCTCGCGCAAATGCGCGGTGATGCCGTCGCAGCCTGCGGCAATCGCCAGTTTGGCCGCGCGCACCGGATCGGGATGACGTCCGCCGCGCGCGTTACGAATGGTGGCGACGTGATCGATGTTGACCCCGAGGCGTAGAGGTTTAGCCATTCACGCGCTCCGCCTTGGCGACCATCGGTTTGACCCTGAGTTGCGAGAGAATGTCGTTGAGGTGCTTCAGGTCATACACCTCCAGATCGATCAGCACATCGGTGAAATCCGGGGCGCGGCGCGTCATCGCGATATTGTCGATATTGCCGTCATGCTCGGCGATGACCTGTGCGATCTGGGCGAGCGAACCCGGCTCGTTGGCCGACTGCACCGCGATGCGGACGGGAAAACGCCGCGGCACCGCTTCGTCGGCATCCCAGCGCACGTCGAGCCAGCGTTCCGGCTTGTCCTCGAACTCGGCCAGCGCCGGCGACTGGATCGGATAAATGGTGATGCCCTCACCCGGCGAGATGATGCCGACGATACGATCGCCCGGCACCGCGCCGCCCTCCGGCGCGAAGCGGATCGGCAGATCGCCGTTGATGCCGCGGATCGGGATGGCCGGCCCGGTGGCGTCCGGCACCTTGAACTTCACCGAGGTCAGCTTGCGCAGGCCGAACCAGCCGCTGCTCGTTTCGGCCTTGGGCCGCGCCGCGTTGGCCGCAGCGCGCTCTTCCTTGTAATCAGGGTACATGGCGCGGGCGACATCGGAGGCCTTGAGCTCGCTACGGCCCACCGCTGCCATCACATCCTCAAGCGAGGCGCGCGCCAACCTTGGCAGCGCGCCGATCAGCTTGTCGTCCGAATAGACCATCTTGGCGCGCTGGAACAGGCGCTCAACGATACGGCGCCCGAGCCCGGCATATTGTTCGCGCACGGCGGTGCGCGTTGCCCGGCGGATCGCGGCGCGCGCCTTGCCCGTGACGACCAGCGCCTCCCAGGCCGACGGCGGCGACAGCTGGGCCTTGGAGGTCAGGATTTCGACCTCGTCGCCATTCATCAATTCCGAGGTGAGCGGCGCGATCTTGCCGTTGATCTTCGAGCCGACCGCGGTGTTGCCGACGTCGGTATGGACCGCATAGGCAAAGTCGATCGGCGTTGCCTTGCGCGGCAGCGCGATCAGCTTGCCCTTCGGGGTGAAGCAGAACACCTGGTCGTGGAACAGCTCAAGCTTGGTGTGCTCGAGGAATTCTTCCGGGTTGGAGGCTTCCGCCAGCGCCTCGATGGTGCGCCGGAGCCAGGCATAGGCGCTCGATTCCCGCGACAGCATTTCCGTCGGCGTACCGAGGCCATCCTTATACAGCGAATGCGCCGCGATGCCGTATTCGGCGATCTGGTGCATTTCCTTGGAGCGGATCTGCAGTTCGACACGCTGCTTGCCCGGCCCGATCACCGTGGTGTGGATCGAGCGATAGTCGTTCGCCTTCGGCGTCGAGATGTAATCCTTGAAGCGCGTCGGCACCATCGGCCACGTCGTATGAACGATGCCAAGCGCCTGATAGCACTCGGTCACGTTGCCGACGATGACGCGGAAGCCGTAGATGTCGGACAACTGTTCGAAGCCGACGCCTTTGCGCTCCATCTTGCGCCACACCGAATAGGCGCGTTTGCGTCGCCCCGAAACCGAAGCGGCGATGCCGCGCTCGGCAAGCTTGCGCGTGAGCTGGTGTTCGATCTCTGAAATCAGTTGCGCATTGAGCGCGGCAATGGAATCGAGCCGCGCCGTAACCACCTGATAGGCGTCGGGATAAAGCTCCCGGAACGCCAGGTCGTCGAGCTCCTCACGCATCTCGTGCATGCCCATGCGACCGGCGAGCGGCGCATAGATTTCCAGCGTCTCCTCCGCCGTGCGCCGGCGCGAGGCCGGCGGCATGTACTCCAGCGTGCGCATGTTGTGCAGTCGGTCGGCGAGCTTGACCAGCAGCACGCGCACGTCGTCGACGATGGCGAGCAGCAGCCTGCGGAGGTTTTCCGCCTGCTTGGCTTCCTTGGTAACGAGATCGAGCTTCTTGAGCTTGGTCAGCCCCTCAACCAGCGCGCCGATGTCGCGGCCGAACAACTGGTCGATGTCGGCGCGCGTGGCGTCGGTATCCTCGATCGTATCGTGCAGCAACGCGGCGGCGATGGTGGCGTCGTCGAGCTTGAGGTCGGTGAGAATCGCGGCGACTTCGATCGGGTGCGAGAAGTAAGGATCCCCCGAAGCGCGGCGCTGATCGCCATGCGCCTTCATGGCGTAGACATACGCGCGGTTCAGCAGCGCTTCGTCGGTCTTGGGGTTGTAGGCGCGCACCCGCTCGATGAGATCGTATTGCCGCATCATTTGCGGCTTGCGCGGCGGCGCCTTGTCCGGCGACGGCGGGACAGCCGGCGGCGGCAACGGCGCCCGGGTCAACGCCTGGCTTTGCATGCGCGGAAGGTCGGGGCGCGTGCGCATTCGGTCGGTTCCAGCCTCATAATACCGCCGAAGACGCCTCGCAGGGCCCGGCGGCCCACCATGTCATAGATATCACGTCAATTTCGCGGAGCCGCAAGCGGCCTTGCACTCTGCTTAATCATTTCCCCGTCGGGACCCTGCCCCGGTTGGGGGCCCCGCCCCCGGGAAACGATAAAGGCCCGGCACAGTGGCCGGGCCTTTACAGCAAATTTACCGTGCCGGGTGCTGCTCACTCGGCGTCGTCTTCCGGAACCTCTTCCGGCGGCGCCAGGCCTTCGAGGCCCTTGAGCAATTCTTCCTCGGTCATGCGATCCGAGGTCGGCATGTCGGCATCGTCGGCGTCCACGCCAGCGCCGATGAGCGCCGCTTCGGGCTCCGGCTCGTCCACTTCGACGTATTTCTGCAGGGAATGGATCAGATCTTCCTTCAGATCGCCCGGCGAAACGGTAGTTTCCGCGATCTCGCGCAGCGACACGACCGGATTCTTGTCGTTGTCGCGATCGATGGTGATCTGCGAACCCGACGAAATCATGCGGGCGCGGTGGCTCGCCAAAAGCACGAGATCGAAGCGGTTCTCAACCTTATCGATGCAGTCTTCTACGGTGACACGGGCCATCGGCTCGTCACTCCTCAAAGTGGTACTATTTGAGATTAGTGCGTACCTATCCTCCGCGACCGTGTTTTTCAACCCTTTTTTGTCTTGGTTTGGCCCCATCTTCCTGTTAGCGACAGCTTAAGACCGCAAGGAGGGCCGGCCGAAGGTATTATCGGTGACGGCCTTGATTGCGCGGGCCAAATGAATTGTTCATCAGGTGCCGTTGAGACCCAGATCAGTCCCTTCGACAGGCATGGCGGGCCGCACCCAGCGTGGTCGCCCGTCTGACGCCCCATTCGGCATGAAACCTACCGCAAAGCACAGCGGGCGACTTTGAGACCACAGGACCTGACCATGACCGGCGAAAAAATTGCTTTGTTCATTGACGGCGCCAATCTCTACGCCACTGCCAAATCCCTCGGCTTCGATATCGATTACAAGAAGCTGCTCAAGGAATTCCAGTCGCGCGGCAACCTTTTGCGGGCCTTCTACTACACCGCCATCATCGAGGATCAGGAGTATTCCTCGATCCGTCCGCTGATCGACTGGCTGGACTATAACGGCTACGCCGTCGTCACCAAGGCGACCAAGGAATTCGTCGACCAGACCGGCCGCCGCAAGGTCAAAGGCAACATGGACATCGAGCTTGCCGTCGATGCCATGGAGACGGCCAGCAATGTCGACCACATCGTCCTGTTCTCCGGCGACGGCGACTTCACTCGCCTTGTCGAAGCCGTGCAGCGCAAGGGCGTGCGCGTCACCGTCGTCTCGACGGTCACCACGCAGCCGCCGATGGTCGCTGACGAACTGCGCCGCCAGGCCGACGTATTCACCGACATCATCACCCTGCAAAGCAAGATCGGGCGCGATCCCTCCGAGCGCCCGATGCGTCCGCGCGAGCCCGCCGAAGGCGGTCATCATGGCGGCCATACGCCCCAGTTCCTGCAGCGTGGTCCCGCGCCGCAGCGGGCCGGCGCCGCAGCCGCTGACGACGATTTCGAGGATTAACGGACCGCGCTGCCGTGGCGCGCTCGGCCGCAACCAAACCCGACGGTTATGAGTGGCCGGACAGCGGCAAACCGGGCCGTGATTGTCCGCGCTGCCCGCGCCTTGTCGCCTATCGCCATGACTGCCGCCTCAAGCGGCCGGACTGGTTCAACGCGCCGGTGCCCTCCTTCGGATCGGCCGACGCACGCCTCCTGATCGTCGGGCTGGCGCCGGGCGTGCAAGGCGCCAACCGCACCGGCCGCCCCTTCACCGGCGATTTTGCCGGCGACCTACTGTACGAGACGCTCTCCAAATACGGCTTTGCCAACGGCAAGTTCGATGCGCGCATCAACGATGGCCTCGCGTTGATCGACTGCCGCATTACCAACGCGGTGCGCTGCGTGCCGCCGGAAAACAAGCCCACACCCGCAGAGATCAACACCTGCCGGGACTTTTTGAAGGACACGATCGCGGAGATGGCGAACCTGCGCGCCATCGTCGCGCTCGGCGCCGTCGCCCACGCGACCGTACTGACCGCCTTTTCGGCAAAGAAATCGGCGCATCCGTTCAAGCACGGCGGTCATTACAAGCTCGGGAGCACCGAACTGTTCTCGAGCTATCACTGCTCGCGCTACAACACGAACACCGGCGTTCTGACGCCGGAGATGTTCCGCGCTGTGTTCAAGGCCGTGCGCGGGTATCTGGATAGCGGCCGACTTTGAGGCCCGGTCCGACAATCGGCCCAAAGGATTTGTAAAAGACGCAAATCCGGTGCTCCTGGCTGCCGCCGAGGAAACGTTCCGGCGTAACGAACGTTGATCAATCGACACAGCCGGCTATCCCGTCGGTCCGCGACCCGTCACCCAGGAGCGACACATGACCACCAGCAATCACATTATCGCGGCCGGCTTGGCCGCCGCTCTGGCGTTGACCAGCGCCCTACCCGCGGCCGCGCAAACCGCCAGCGCGCCGCTCAAGGATGCACAGGGCAAGGAAATCGGCGCCGCCAACCTGATGCAAACGCCGCGCGGCGTATTGATCAACCTTTCGGTCAAGGGCCTGCCGCCGGGCGAACATGCCTTCCACGTCCACGCTGTCGGCAAATGCGAACCGCCTTTCACGTCGGCCGGCGGCCATTTCAATCCCGACCAGAAGAAACACGGCTTGATGTCGGCCGATGGCGCCCATGCCGGCGATATGCCGAACCTGCACATCCCGCAAAGCGGCGACCTCGCGGTCGAGGTGCTGAACGCGGCCGTAACGTTGGAAAAGGGCAAGCCGAATTCGCTGCTCGACGCTGACGGCTCGGCGCTCGTCATTCATGCCGACACCGACGACTACAAAACCGACCCGACCGGGGATGCCGGCGGCCGGATTGCCTGCGGTGTCGTGCAGTAACCGTCGATGGACACCGGCAGGACGGCGGGGCATCGTGTCGCAGGTATCATCCGGCAGCGTCTGGGTTTCGTAGCTGCCTGGGTATCCACCCGGAGGAAATCAGCATGCTAGCCGTCAATCGCCGCCAGACCTTGAAAGGCGTCGCCGCCACGCTCGTGGCCGCGACAGCATTCGCACCGCACCGCGTCTTCGCACAAGCAGCCGACGGTCCATTCAAATTACCTCCGCTCGGCTATGCCTATGAGGCGCTCGAGCCGAACATCGACGCCATGACCATGACCATCCACCATCAGCGGCATCATGGCGCCTTCATCGGCAATCTGAACAACTTTGCCAAGACCATCCCCGACCTCGGCACCAAGCCGGTCGAGGTCGTACTGGCCGATCTCGCCAGCATCCCGGAATCATCGCGGACGGGCGTCCGCAACAATCTCGGCGGTCACTGGAATCACACGTTCTTCTGGGAGCTGATGACCCCAGGCGGCGCCAAGGAGCCGGGCGGCGATCTCAAGGCCGCGATCGAAGCCGAACTCGGTGGCTTCCAGAAGGTCAAGGAACAGGTCACCGCCTCCGGCATGGGCCGTTTCGGCTCAGGCTGGGCGTGGCTCACGGTCGACAAGGACAAGAAACTCAAGATCGTCAGTACGCCCAATCAGGACAACCCGCTGATGGACGGCGCTCGCGGCGCGATCATCGGGGTCGATGTCTGGGAGCACGCCTATTACTTGAAATATCAAAACAAGCGCGCCGAGTACCTCGCCAACTGGTGGAATACGGTGAACTGGGACAAGGCCGCCGCCAACTACAAGAAGGCGCTCGCTTAAAAGACCTCACCCGTTAGTTACCCGACATGTGAAAGCCCGCCGATCTGATGATCGGCGGGCTTTTTCTTGAAATGTCCGACAAATACTAGACGGCCATTCGAGTTGCGTCAGGCGCGGGAAGATCAGCATCCCAATCCGGCGTGTCATCTTGCCTCTCGCTAGCCCTTCTCGCGCATGAGCCGGCCGCGCTCGCGGTCCCAGCTGCGTTTCTTGTCGGTTTCGCGCTTGTCGTGGAGCTTCTTGCCCTTGGCAAGCGCGATCTCGATCTTGGCGCGGCCGCGCTCGTTGAAATAGAGCTTGAGCGGTACGATGGTCATGCCTTCGCGCTCGACCGCGTTGGCCAGCTTGTGGATCTGCCGCTCGTGCAGCAGCAGCTTACGCAAACGCTTCGGGGCGTGGTTCTCGCGGTGCGCCTGGATGTATTCGGGGATGTTGGCGTTGACGAGCCAGATCTCGCCGCCCTTGGCGTCGGCATACGACTCCGCGATCGTCGCCTTGCCGGTGCGCAGCGATTTGACCTCGCTGCCGGTCAACACGATGCCGGCCTCGAAGGTCTCCCCGATCAGATAATTGAACCGCGCCTTGCGGTTTTCCGCGACCGTCTTGAAACGGCGCTCGTCCTTGGCAGCCATGGAACTCATATAGGGATGATCAGTGCGCGATGCCCGGTCAGGCGAGAGTTACGCGCGCCGATCTCAAGTGAAACATCAGATTAGAAATATCTATCAACTCATTGATATTTCATAAGTTATTGAAGGCAGGTGGGTCGCCTCAGTTAATGACCCCGGCGTGGACCATGGCATCGCGGATCACCTTGCCGGTCGGGACCGTCACCGGCATCAGCGGCAGGCGGACCTCCTCCTCAATGCGTCCGAGCAGCTTGAGACCATGCTTGGCGCCAGCCAGACCCGGCTCCTTGAAGATGGCATCGTGCAGCGGCACCAGCCGGTCCTGGATCTTGAGCGCTCCGGCATAGTCCCCCTTGAACACTGCCGCCATCAGATCGGCGCAGGGCTTCGGCGCCACATTGGCGACCACCGAAATGCAGCCATGGCCGCCGGCCGCCATGTAGGCGAGCGCCGTCATGTCCTCACCGGAGAGCTGGATGAAATCCGGCCCCAAAGCGTGACGCTGCTGCGAGACGCGCGCCAGATTGGCGGTGGCGTCCTTCACACCGACGATGTTCTTGAGTTCGTAAAGTCGCGCCATGGTGTCGATCGACATATCGACCACCGAGCGCGGCGGAATATTGTAGATGACGATCGGGATGCCGATAGCGTCGTTCACGGCCTTGAAGTGGTGGTACATGCCGTCCTGGGTCGGCTTGTTGTAGTACGGGGTCACCACCAGCACGGCATCGGCACCGGCCTCTTCGGCATGGCGCGCCAGTTCGACGGCTTCCGCGGTCGAATTCGAGCCGGCGCCAGCGATGACCGGAACGCGGCCCTTGGCCTGGTCGATGCAGATTTCGACGACCTTGTGGTGTTCGTCATGACTGAGGGTCGGGCTTTCGCCGGTCGTACCGACCGGCACCAGCCCGCTCGTCCCTTGGGCAATTTGCCAGTCGATCAACGCGCGGAAGGCCTGCTCGTCGACAGCGCCGTTTTTGAACGGCGTCACGAGCGCGGTCATGGAACCTCGGAAGCTCGTTGTCGCGGCGTTCATGGCGCGTTTCTCCCTACCCGGCTACGCGGTTTGCAAGCCCCATCAATATCGGCTTGAGGGCCCCGATGAAAGCCCCTTCGGAGGCCAATTTACCATGATCCGCCAAGCTTTTGCCGCCGTTCCGCGATAACTGTGATTCCTGGTCGACGGCACCGGGGTATCCCCTCGTTGACCATTTTGTCCTAAGGGGGACAGGCAGCGTCCGTTGTCGTGAGTCGGGCGCCTTCACAAAATACGCAACGATTGCGCCCGAACGAACAGAGGCAACGGTTTGCAGGACGTATCGAAACGCTCGCTTCGGGGAGTTGCTGTCGCGCTGATCGCCGCCGGTGCGATCCTGGCTGCGCCGGCGTTCGCCGCCCCCGCCGCCGAAAAGACAGCCACCACCGATCAGACCAAAAAGCCGCAGGCGAAATCCAGCAAGAGCCCGGCCGACAGGGCCAAGGTTGACGCCGCCAAGAGCAAGCCGGCGAGCAAGGCCGCCAAAGACAAACCGGCCAAGAGCGCGCAAAGCAAGACCCAGAAGGGTGAACCGACGAGGACGATGGTGGCCCAGCCCCAGGCTCGGCCGAAACTCGTCTCGGTGCCGATTCCACAATCGCGTCCCGGTGCCGAGGTCGGCGCCGCGGCCCCCGCTCCCGCAGGCCGCCCGATGCAGCTCGTCGATGTGACGCCCGCAACCGCGCCGGTGCCGCGCGGCACCGAGGCCTTCGCGCAGGCCGGCGCTGGCGCGCGTGGTGCCGTCTATGCCAGCCGTGCCGTAATCAAGCCGCTGGCGCGGCCCGCCGCCGGCCCCTTCGCAGTGGCGCCGACAACAGTCACGTCCGACGCCGACATCGCTGCCGTACGCCGCGTCAAGGACGCCGCCGCCAAGGGCAACGACGCCGAAGCCGATGCCGCCGCGCGCTCCATCGGCGATCCGGTGGCGCGCAAGCTCGCCGAATACATGATCCTGCGCAGCTTCAACACCAAGCCGAACTTCGAGCGCTACGCCAATTTCATCGAGCGCAATCCGGACTGGCCGCATGTGCCGATGTTCCGGCGCCGCGCCGAAAACACTTTGTGGAACGACAATGTCAGCGACGCCGGCGTTATGTCGTTCTTCGCTCACCAGCGACCGACCACGGCCAAGGGGCGCTACGTGCTGGCCCGTGCACTGCTCGCGCGCGGTGATCGCGCCGCCGCGCAAG comes from Undibacter mobilis and encodes:
- a CDS encoding NYN domain-containing protein — its product is MTGEKIALFIDGANLYATAKSLGFDIDYKKLLKEFQSRGNLLRAFYYTAIIEDQEYSSIRPLIDWLDYNGYAVVTKATKEFVDQTGRRKVKGNMDIELAVDAMETASNVDHIVLFSGDGDFTRLVEAVQRKGVRVTVVSTVTTQPPMVADELRRQADVFTDIITLQSKIGRDPSERPMRPREPAEGGHHGGHTPQFLQRGPAPQRAGAAAADDDFED
- the lepB gene encoding signal peptidase I, yielding MSVTSGSKRQEGGVGETIRVIFHALIIALVIRTFLFQPFNIPSGSMKATLLVGDYLFVSKYSYGYSQFSLPLSLPLFSGRIPGGMTPERGDVVVFRLPSDTSTDYIKRVIGLPGDKVRVSDGVVSINGKPVKMDRIADFVGEPACPNPFIDRVRQWRETLPNGVSHNVLDCSSDHTRFPQTTDEYVVPPGHYFMMGDNRDNSTDSRFSSVGFVPFENIVGKAQIIFFSVNEGEQAWQFWRWPVSVRWSRLFTIVR
- a CDS encoding uracil-DNA glycosylase; translation: MARSAATKPDGYEWPDSGKPGRDCPRCPRLVAYRHDCRLKRPDWFNAPVPSFGSADARLLIVGLAPGVQGANRTGRPFTGDFAGDLLYETLSKYGFANGKFDARINDGLALIDCRITNAVRCVPPENKPTPAEINTCRDFLKDTIAEMANLRAIVALGAVAHATVLTAFSAKKSAHPFKHGGHYKLGSTELFSSYHCSRYNTNTGVLTPEMFRAVFKAVRGYLDSGRL
- a CDS encoding pyridoxine 5'-phosphate synthase, which translates into the protein MAKPLRLGVNIDHVATIRNARGGRHPDPVRAAKLAIAAGCDGITAHLREDRRHIRDNDIARLKAEIDKPLNFEIAATEEMVALALKTQPHACCLVPEKREERTTEGGLDVASQQTHLKPVIHKLKHAGIRVSLFIGAQPEQIETAAALGAPVIEIHTGAWCEALADGDKEKAQAEWQAIVKGAELAAGLGLEVHAGHGLDYATAEEIAALPQIVELNIGHFLVGEAVFEGLSETIKFMRAAMDRGRVRALR
- the rpoZ gene encoding DNA-directed RNA polymerase subunit omega, which translates into the protein MARVTVEDCIDKVENRFDLVLLASHRARMISSGSQITIDRDNDKNPVVSLREIAETTVSPGDLKEDLIHSLQKYVEVDEPEPEAALIGAGVDADDADMPTSDRMTEEELLKGLEGLAPPEEVPEDDAE
- a CDS encoding RelA/SpoT family protein, coding for MRTRPDLPRMQSQALTRAPLPPPAVPPSPDKAPPRKPQMMRQYDLIERVRAYNPKTDEALLNRAYVYAMKAHGDQRRASGDPYFSHPIEVAAILTDLKLDDATIAAALLHDTIEDTDATRADIDQLFGRDIGALVEGLTKLKKLDLVTKEAKQAENLRRLLLAIVDDVRVLLVKLADRLHNMRTLEYMPPASRRRTAEETLEIYAPLAGRMGMHEMREELDDLAFRELYPDAYQVVTARLDSIAALNAQLISEIEHQLTRKLAERGIAASVSGRRKRAYSVWRKMERKGVGFEQLSDIYGFRVIVGNVTECYQALGIVHTTWPMVPTRFKDYISTPKANDYRSIHTTVIGPGKQRVELQIRSKEMHQIAEYGIAAHSLYKDGLGTPTEMLSRESSAYAWLRRTIEALAEASNPEEFLEHTKLELFHDQVFCFTPKGKLIALPRKATPIDFAYAVHTDVGNTAVGSKINGKIAPLTSELMNGDEVEILTSKAQLSPPSAWEALVVTGKARAAIRRATRTAVREQYAGLGRRIVERLFQRAKMVYSDDKLIGALPRLARASLEDVMAAVGRSELKASDVARAMYPDYKEERAAANAARPKAETSSGWFGLRKLTSVKFKVPDATGPAIPIRGINGDLPIRFAPEGGAVPGDRIVGIISPGEGITIYPIQSPALAEFEDKPERWLDVRWDADEAVPRRFPVRIAVQSANEPGSLAQIAQVIAEHDGNIDNIAMTRRAPDFTDVLIDLEVYDLKHLNDILSQLRVKPMVAKAERVNG
- the era gene encoding GTPase Era, coding for MSETESGTAAGEDTRCGFVALIGAPNAGKSTLLNALVGTKVTIVSHKVQTTRALIRGISVEGQSQIIFVDTPGIFAPKRRLDRAMVTTAWSGAHDADLTAVLMDARKGLDEDIEPILEHLKEVRGPKILILNKIDVVPRDSLLGLAKAANEKAKFETTFMISALKSDGVVDLKQWLAERMPTGPWLYPEDQIADAPMRQLAAEITREKLFERLHQELPYHSTVETEQWKELRGGDVRIEQTIYVERESQRKIVIGKGGQTLRAIGEAARKDIAEIADAKVHLFLFVKVREGWGDDPERYRAMGLEFPKG
- a CDS encoding superoxide dismutase family protein — protein: MTTSNHIIAAGLAAALALTSALPAAAQTASAPLKDAQGKEIGAANLMQTPRGVLINLSVKGLPPGEHAFHVHAVGKCEPPFTSAGGHFNPDQKKHGLMSADGAHAGDMPNLHIPQSGDLAVEVLNAAVTLEKGKPNSLLDADGSALVIHADTDDYKTDPTGDAGGRIACGVVQ
- the rnc gene encoding ribonuclease III, with protein sequence MESAVHDRPMSRKVKDRSALEERIGHSFSDKSLLDRALTHISALSGGPQNRVASYQRLEFLGDHVLGLVISDMLYRNFPKANEGELSKRLADLVRKETCAAVAKDMDLGPELRLGNSESHAGGRLRTTILADACEGLVGAVFVDGGYPAAEALIAKFWQHRMVQSLKPTRDAKTMLQEWAQARGLPTPAYKEVARTGPHHDPQFRIAVVLPEQPQAEGVGTSKRAAEQAAAAAMLSSVGVKLDKM
- the acpS gene encoding holo-ACP synthase, giving the protein MIVGLGSDLCDARRIAKTIERHGERFLSRIFTPIERAKADRRKNRVETYAKRFAAKEACAKALGTGMSHGVFWRDMGVVNLPGGRPTMRLTGGALRQLHTLLPGGHEARIELSMTDEGPLAQAIVIIHAIPVVNSTDSR